In Acaryochloris marina S15, a single genomic region encodes these proteins:
- a CDS encoding phytanoyl-CoA dioxygenase family protein, with protein MSPQALSTMQWESLDQSLSARQQALLPTDKDVDFYRQHGWFISQPVIADTVIEQALAGTESYYRGERDTVLPVNEGYSNWQPSDGFDTIRNNEFVSLQSQALRQLALQPMVGAIAAKLAGTQQIRLLDDQLVYKPPQDHTAQTSVGWHADRAYWATCTSDQLLTAWIPFHDCDVDMGPLVVIDGSHKWSGLEHLRGFSQTDLTTLSTQLQQLGINHSIKEIPLTLRKGQVSFHNCWTIHGSYPNHSQRNRLAIAVHLQDASNRYRPYKNDKGQAIHMFDEQLCRTLPNDDPDFSDPNVFPELWSES; from the coding sequence ATGAGCCCTCAAGCCCTATCTACTATGCAATGGGAGTCTCTGGATCAATCCTTAAGTGCCCGGCAACAGGCTCTGCTACCCACGGACAAAGATGTTGATTTCTATCGTCAGCATGGCTGGTTTATCTCTCAACCCGTCATTGCGGATACCGTTATTGAGCAAGCGCTCGCGGGCACGGAAAGCTACTACCGGGGGGAGCGTGATACGGTTCTTCCCGTCAACGAAGGCTACAGTAATTGGCAGCCCAGTGACGGCTTTGACACTATTCGCAATAACGAATTTGTGTCTTTACAAAGTCAAGCCCTGAGGCAATTAGCACTCCAGCCAATGGTGGGGGCAATTGCAGCAAAATTAGCGGGCACTCAACAAATCCGCCTCCTGGATGATCAACTGGTTTACAAGCCCCCTCAGGATCACACCGCCCAAACTAGCGTCGGTTGGCATGCCGATCGGGCTTACTGGGCCACCTGTACCTCTGATCAGCTGCTAACTGCTTGGATTCCTTTCCATGACTGCGATGTTGACATGGGGCCATTAGTGGTGATCGATGGCAGTCATAAATGGTCAGGCTTAGAGCATCTGCGAGGCTTTAGTCAGACTGACCTAACCACCCTATCGACACAGCTCCAGCAGCTTGGCATTAATCATTCAATCAAAGAAATTCCCCTCACCCTACGTAAAGGCCAAGTCAGCTTCCATAACTGTTGGACCATCCATGGCAGCTACCCGAACCACAGTCAACGAAACCGCCTTGCGATCGCAGTGCATCTTCAAGATGCCTCCAACCGCTATCGCCCTTACAAGAATGACAAAGGTCAAGCCATTCATATGTTTGACGAACAGCTTTGTCGAACCCTCCCCAACGACGATCCAGACTTTAGTGACCCGAATGTATTTCCAGAACTATGGTCAGAATCTTAA
- a CDS encoding sugar transferase → MASSSVHHQIQIVSKWVIDRTVALLALILLTPILGIIGIAICIKMGWPSWFTQPRPGKNGQIFTFYKFRTMTNQRDSNGQLLPDEQRLTPFGQFIRKTSLDELPQLWNVFLGHMSLVGPRPLIVEYLDRYTPEQNRRHEVLPGITGLAQINGRNAISWESKFEMDVWYIDHWSLWLDCKILALTVWKVLRRDGINQDGFATSEEFMGTLDR, encoded by the coding sequence ATGGCTTCTTCCTCTGTCCATCACCAAATTCAGATTGTTTCGAAGTGGGTTATTGATCGCACAGTTGCGTTGTTGGCCCTTATCCTGCTCACACCCATTTTAGGGATCATTGGGATCGCAATCTGCATCAAGATGGGTTGGCCCTCCTGGTTCACCCAACCTCGCCCTGGTAAAAATGGCCAAATTTTTACCTTCTATAAATTCCGTACCATGACTAATCAGCGGGATAGTAATGGCCAACTTCTTCCTGATGAACAGCGGTTGACGCCCTTTGGCCAATTTATCCGCAAGACAAGTTTGGACGAGCTGCCTCAATTGTGGAATGTGTTTCTAGGGCATATGAGTCTTGTAGGTCCTCGCCCCTTAATTGTCGAGTATCTTGACCGTTATACCCCAGAACAAAATCGTCGTCATGAAGTATTACCAGGGATTACGGGACTAGCTCAAATTAACGGCCGCAACGCCATTAGTTGGGAATCTAAATTTGAGATGGATGTTTGGTACATTGACCACTGGTCTCTGTGGCTCGATTGCAAAATCCTAGCTCTGACGGTGTGGAAAGTGCTGCGGCGAGATGGCATTAATCAAGATGGCTTTGCGACCTCAGAAGAGTTTATGGGGACCCTAGATCGATGA
- a CDS encoding sensor histidine kinase gives MSRLLKSNHPFRLLLYLEWILLGIALLTLFVPFPRHHFLLPHVIPGRGLRFPLGILLSILTLAGLGLKLPIHQSQKVKAFYTCLGLCLCWATVFMGGRLRDYFIPMLLIVVIRACLLFPWKQRLMVASVAYGSFLARLMMGPQRFRPPRLGPPPPWRGRGLSQELVASLQLRSALLFGLVLIFVLLMVGALLTEHLSRTELASANQRLRKYALMIENQATLQERNRIAREMHDSVGHSLTAQSIQLENVEVWMATDRAKASDHLTKARSLGKDALQNVRHTVATLRNNPLKGQSLSQALTKMTQEFERTTSIQVQFSTHLETPVPREMAAALYRLVQEALTNVSKHSEATQVTINLTEQEMELSLKISDNGKGFLPGKNTTGFGLQGMQERTVALGGLFELHSQPQTGCHIQIQIPRLGEE, from the coding sequence ATGTCTCGGCTATTAAAATCCAACCATCCTTTTCGTTTGCTTCTGTATTTGGAATGGATTTTGCTGGGGATTGCCCTATTAACTTTGTTTGTGCCTTTCCCCCGCCATCATTTTCTGTTGCCCCACGTCATTCCAGGGCGAGGGTTGAGATTTCCCTTAGGGATATTGCTGAGTATTCTGACTCTGGCTGGTTTAGGGCTCAAATTGCCTATCCATCAATCCCAAAAGGTGAAGGCCTTCTATACCTGTCTGGGGCTATGTCTATGTTGGGCAACGGTGTTTATGGGGGGGCGGCTCCGAGACTACTTTATCCCGATGCTATTGATTGTGGTGATTCGGGCCTGCTTATTGTTTCCTTGGAAGCAGCGATTGATGGTTGCATCCGTTGCCTATGGCTCTTTTCTGGCCCGCTTAATGATGGGACCCCAACGTTTTCGTCCACCGCGATTGGGTCCTCCCCCCCCTTGGCGGGGCAGGGGACTATCCCAAGAATTGGTGGCGAGTTTGCAGTTGCGGAGTGCCCTCTTATTTGGCTTGGTCTTGATCTTTGTATTGCTGATGGTGGGAGCGCTCTTAACGGAGCATCTCAGTCGAACAGAATTAGCATCTGCGAATCAGCGCCTGCGGAAATATGCCTTAATGATCGAAAATCAAGCTACCTTGCAGGAGCGGAACCGAATTGCTCGCGAAATGCATGATTCCGTTGGCCATTCCCTAACGGCTCAAAGTATTCAGCTCGAAAATGTAGAGGTATGGATGGCCACTGATAGGGCTAAAGCTTCTGATCACTTGACGAAAGCCCGATCCCTCGGGAAAGACGCACTCCAAAATGTCCGGCATACCGTTGCTACCCTTCGTAATAACCCGCTAAAAGGTCAATCCTTATCCCAAGCCCTCACCAAAATGACCCAGGAGTTTGAACGCACGACATCGATTCAGGTTCAATTCTCTACTCACCTAGAGACTCCGGTCCCTAGAGAAATGGCTGCAGCTCTCTATCGTTTGGTGCAAGAAGCCCTGACTAACGTTTCCAAGCACAGTGAAGCGACCCAGGTTACGATTAATTTGACTGAGCAGGAGATGGAGTTGTCTCTTAAGATTTCTGACAATGGCAAAGGATTTCTGCCGGGGAAAAATACGACGGGCTTTGGTCTTCAAGGGATGCAGGAACGGACAGTGGCCTTAGGCGGTCTATTCGAACTACACAGCCAACCTCAAACAGGCTGTCATATTCAGATCCAGATTCCTCGATTAGGAGAAGAGTGA
- a CDS encoding response regulator transcription factor: MIRVMLVDDQGIVREGLSSLLNTKPDLEVVGEAENGQVAIEKALEIQPDIILMDMRMPVMDGVAATQAIRQQAPQINILVLTTFDDEDYVSQAMRLGAKGYLLKDTPSDELAEAIRAVHKGYTHFGPGLFEKMITATPTVAEPPELAELTPRETEVLALIAEGQSNREIAEALYISERTVKNHVNSILKRLNLRDRTQAAILATNLQQR; encoded by the coding sequence ATGATTCGGGTGATGTTGGTAGATGATCAAGGGATTGTGCGTGAAGGGCTCTCCAGTCTGCTCAACACAAAACCCGATTTGGAAGTGGTGGGTGAAGCAGAGAATGGTCAAGTTGCCATTGAGAAAGCCCTAGAAATCCAGCCCGATATTATCCTGATGGATATGCGCATGCCGGTGATGGATGGGGTCGCTGCCACTCAAGCGATCCGACAGCAGGCCCCTCAAATTAATATTTTGGTCCTAACCACGTTTGATGATGAGGATTATGTTTCTCAAGCTATGCGGCTAGGGGCAAAGGGCTATTTGCTTAAGGATACGCCCTCTGATGAATTGGCAGAGGCAATTCGGGCCGTTCATAAAGGGTATACGCATTTCGGCCCTGGCTTGTTTGAAAAGATGATCACAGCAACGCCAACGGTTGCAGAACCGCCGGAATTGGCAGAACTGACGCCCCGAGAGACAGAAGTCCTGGCCTTAATAGCAGAGGGCCAGAGCAATCGGGAAATCGCTGAGGCCCTGTATATTTCTGAACGAACCGTCAAAAACCACGTTAATAGTATTTTGAAACGCTTAAATTTGCGCGATCGCACCCAAGCTGCCATCCTAGCCACCAACCTACAACAGCGTTAG
- the moeB gene encoding molybdopterin-synthase adenylyltransferase MoeB has translation MLNPNLDQIQLNKEEYERFSRHLILPEVGLEGQKRLKAASILCVGTGGLGSPLLLYLAAAGVGRLGIVDADVVDSSNLQRQVIHGTSWVGKPKIESAKHRIHEINPLCQVDLYNTWLSSENALEIAEPYDIVIDGTDNFPTRYLVNDACVLLDKPNVYGSIYRFEGQATVFNYEGGPNYRDLYPEPPPPGLVPSCAEGGVLGILPGIIGIIQATEAIKIILGQGTTLSGRLLLFNSLDMKFRELKLRPNPERPVIEKLVDYQEFCGIPQAQAAEAEQQANMEEMTVQDLKQLLDSGTDDFVLLDVRNPHEYEIARIPGSVLIPLSEIESGEAIPKVKELLNGHRLIAHCKMGGRSAKALGFLQEAGIAGTNVTGGITAWSREIDSSIPEY, from the coding sequence ATGCTTAATCCCAACTTGGACCAAATTCAGCTCAATAAAGAAGAATACGAGCGGTTCTCTCGCCACCTCATTTTGCCGGAGGTGGGCCTAGAGGGACAAAAACGCTTAAAAGCCGCTAGCATCCTTTGTGTTGGCACCGGGGGCTTAGGGTCACCGCTATTACTCTATTTGGCAGCAGCCGGAGTAGGCCGTTTGGGCATTGTTGATGCCGATGTGGTCGATAGTTCCAACCTCCAACGCCAAGTCATTCATGGAACGTCGTGGGTCGGCAAGCCTAAGATCGAGTCCGCCAAACATCGGATTCACGAAATCAACCCCCTCTGTCAGGTGGATCTTTATAACACCTGGCTCTCCTCAGAAAACGCCCTAGAAATTGCTGAGCCTTACGACATTGTCATTGACGGTACAGACAATTTCCCCACCCGCTACCTGGTCAACGATGCCTGTGTCTTATTAGACAAACCCAATGTGTATGGGTCTATCTATCGATTTGAAGGCCAAGCCACCGTATTTAACTACGAAGGGGGTCCCAACTATCGAGATTTGTATCCAGAACCCCCACCTCCTGGTCTGGTGCCCTCTTGTGCTGAAGGGGGTGTGCTGGGGATTTTGCCGGGAATTATTGGCATTATTCAGGCTACCGAAGCGATTAAGATTATTTTGGGTCAGGGTACAACCTTGAGCGGTCGTTTGCTGCTCTTTAACTCCCTTGACATGAAGTTTCGAGAGTTAAAGCTCAGACCCAACCCAGAGCGACCTGTGATTGAAAAGCTGGTGGATTACCAAGAATTCTGTGGTATTCCCCAAGCCCAAGCAGCCGAAGCGGAGCAACAAGCCAATATGGAAGAAATGACGGTTCAAGATCTCAAGCAATTGCTCGATAGCGGTACGGATGATTTTGTCCTCTTGGATGTTCGCAATCCCCATGAATATGAGATTGCCCGCATCCCTGGCTCAGTCTTGATCCCCTTGTCTGAGATTGAGAGTGGTGAAGCCATTCCCAAAGTCAAAGAGCTACTGAATGGTCACCGTCTCATTGCTCACTGCAAGATGGGGGGTCGCTCGGCCAAAGCATTGGGCTTCCTACAAGAAGCAGGCATTGCGGGTACCAATGTTACGGGTGGAATTACGGCCTGGAGTCGTGAAATCGATTCTTCTATACCTGAATATTAA
- a CDS encoding Mov34/MPN/PAD-1 family protein encodes MLTLHPYQMDQIYAHAQACYPEECCGLMLGQILESDAQSEKKLFELYPLDNAWDQAESSIQKEESGTPLTTTRRYWIAPQDLFNAQKYARTQGWDIIGVYHSHPDHEAVPSECDRKWAWPQYSYVIVAVENGVPHDFRNWILDDQQRFRAEQITVVDAMVTSTLETDI; translated from the coding sequence GTGCTAACGCTTCACCCCTATCAAATGGATCAGATCTATGCCCATGCCCAAGCCTGCTATCCAGAAGAATGCTGTGGACTGATGCTCGGGCAAATCCTAGAATCAGACGCTCAATCAGAAAAAAAACTGTTTGAACTCTATCCTCTAGATAATGCCTGGGACCAAGCCGAATCATCCATACAAAAAGAAGAGTCAGGAACACCTTTAACCACAACCCGTCGCTATTGGATTGCTCCTCAAGATTTATTTAACGCTCAGAAATACGCACGCACTCAGGGTTGGGATATTATAGGGGTCTACCACTCACATCCCGATCACGAAGCCGTGCCTTCTGAATGCGATCGCAAATGGGCTTGGCCCCAATATTCCTATGTGATAGTTGCCGTCGAAAACGGTGTACCCCACGACTTTCGCAATTGGATACTGGATGACCAGCAACGATTTCGAGCAGAACAAATCACGGTTGTGGATGCTATGGTCACATCAACCCTTGAAACAGATATTTAG
- the sodN gene encoding superoxide dismutase, Ni: MVLRQITTQIKRWFPAPIAHAHCDGPCGVYDPATARIYTEAVVSMTRKILDLQPPADQNPQAMATYLNTMSRYIQIKEEQAQKAKEEILILWTDYFKPQHLEQYPNLHDMFWKAAKLCSSCKVEVNLQHAEELLTAVEEVHKVFWATKNRTDVSWYKAS, from the coding sequence ATGGTTCTGCGACAAATTACGACCCAAATTAAGCGTTGGTTCCCGGCTCCTATTGCTCATGCTCATTGTGATGGTCCCTGTGGGGTTTATGATCCAGCGACAGCAAGGATTTATACAGAAGCGGTAGTCTCGATGACTCGCAAGATTTTGGATCTACAACCGCCAGCCGATCAAAATCCGCAAGCTATGGCGACTTATCTGAATACGATGTCCCGATATATTCAAATTAAAGAAGAGCAGGCCCAGAAGGCTAAAGAAGAAATTTTGATCCTGTGGACAGACTATTTTAAGCCCCAGCACCTGGAGCAATATCCTAATTTGCACGACATGTTTTGGAAAGCAGCGAAGCTTTGCTCTTCTTGCAAGGTGGAGGTCAACCTCCAACATGCTGAAGAACTCCTAACTGCGGTTGAGGAAGTGCATAAAGTCTTTTGGGCCACTAAAAACCGCACAGATGTGTCCTGGTACAAAGCCAGTTAA